Proteins found in one Vallitalea guaymasensis genomic segment:
- a CDS encoding ABC transporter permease, with amino-acid sequence MNSRLNSRYLQRFMIIGILLVLCVVFAVMSEEFFTYINIRNILRQQSMVAITAAGATFVMITTGLDISVGSTIALSGVVFAKLVQGGMPLLPACLIAILVGGIVGLINASMIVGAKINPVIATLGSMYAVRGIAYLVAGGTTIANGLPKNFNVLGRGYIGPVPIPVVIMILVYIVFHFVLSRTLLGKYTYAIGGNKETARLSGISVAKVMVLLYVITGLLTGLSGTIMASRLTSGNPQIGTGFEFDVIIAVFLGGVSTTGGEGTIVGTFIGAMIVGVLSNGLNLLGVDPFYQYIIKGIVLVLAVMLDMALKGNGLSLKSLNKRILAKS; translated from the coding sequence ATGAATAGTAGATTAAACAGCAGATACTTACAACGATTCATGATTATTGGTATATTGCTGGTTTTATGCGTCGTATTTGCAGTAATGAGTGAAGAATTTTTCACATATATCAATATTAGAAACATTTTGAGACAGCAAAGTATGGTTGCAATTACTGCAGCTGGGGCAACATTTGTTATGATAACAACTGGTTTGGATATTTCCGTCGGTAGTACCATAGCCTTATCAGGTGTTGTTTTTGCTAAACTTGTACAAGGTGGTATGCCATTATTGCCTGCTTGTCTTATTGCTATTCTTGTAGGTGGTATAGTTGGACTTATAAATGCATCAATGATTGTTGGAGCTAAAATAAATCCGGTTATCGCAACTTTGGGTAGTATGTATGCAGTAAGGGGTATTGCTTATTTAGTAGCTGGTGGAACAACTATTGCTAATGGTCTTCCCAAAAATTTCAATGTTCTAGGAAGAGGTTATATTGGACCAGTTCCCATACCTGTTGTTATTATGATTCTAGTATACATAGTGTTTCATTTTGTATTAAGTAGAACATTATTAGGTAAATATACTTATGCAATTGGTGGTAACAAAGAAACTGCAAGGCTATCAGGTATATCAGTTGCAAAAGTTATGGTTTTATTGTATGTCATCACAGGATTATTAACAGGTTTAAGTGGTACCATAATGGCTTCAAGGCTGACTTCAGGTAACCCTCAAATTGGAACAGGCTTCGAGTTTGATGTTATCATAGCAGTATTCTTAGGGGGCGTAAGTACAACTGGTGGTGAAGGAACTATAGTTGGAACATTTATTGGTGCTATGATAGTTGGAGTACTATCTAATGGATTAAATCTTCTTGGAGTAGATCCGTTTTATCAATATATCATTAAAGGTATAGTACTTGTATTAGCAGTAATGCTTGACATGGCTCTAAAAGGAAATGGATTAAGCCTAAAATCTCTTAACAAAAGAATATTAGCAAAATCTTAA
- a CDS encoding uroporphyrinogen decarboxylase family protein: MILTSRERVRMALNHEEPDKIPIDFGGMRSSGISAIGYNKLKKHLKMTDGATKVYDVFQQLAEPEEKLMKRMGADVIQLHRLRPTFGLDIREWKESILQDGSNCMVPKDFNPITNKDEGLDIVKDGTVIARMPKDGFYFDQIHHPYADVQTKEDIDKIPMEKITDEELEYLRKTAKKLYEETDYAILGAFGGNILESGQIDWGYERFYMELALNPELVHYYLQKLTDVYLYNLEKYLNAVGQYIDIIQFGDDLGTQENLQLSVNMYREMIKPYHKAQFQYVQQNYPNVKVLFHSCGAIYNIIPDLIDAGVQALNPIQLSAKGMDPVKLKEEFGKDLVFWGGGVDTQQTVTSGTVEDIQNEVKQQIEIFASGGGFVFTQVHNIQSDIEPEKVLAIYDSAIKFRDYSTLKKND; encoded by the coding sequence ATGATTCTAACATCAAGAGAGCGTGTACGTATGGCATTAAACCATGAGGAACCTGATAAAATACCTATAGATTTTGGAGGAATGAGATCATCGGGTATTAGTGCAATTGGATATAATAAGTTGAAAAAACATTTGAAAATGACTGATGGAGCTACAAAAGTATACGATGTATTTCAACAATTAGCAGAACCTGAAGAAAAATTAATGAAAAGAATGGGAGCAGACGTCATTCAGCTACATAGACTACGTCCTACTTTTGGATTAGATATAAGAGAGTGGAAAGAAAGCATACTTCAGGATGGCTCAAATTGTATGGTTCCCAAAGACTTTAACCCAATTACTAATAAGGATGAAGGATTAGATATAGTAAAAGATGGTACAGTAATAGCGAGAATGCCAAAAGATGGATTCTATTTTGATCAGATACACCACCCTTATGCTGATGTGCAAACAAAAGAAGATATCGATAAAATCCCAATGGAAAAAATTACAGATGAAGAATTGGAGTATTTACGTAAAACGGCAAAGAAATTATACGAAGAAACGGATTATGCTATATTAGGTGCATTTGGAGGCAACATACTAGAATCAGGTCAAATCGATTGGGGATATGAACGATTTTATATGGAATTGGCATTAAATCCAGAGTTGGTGCATTACTATTTACAAAAATTAACTGATGTTTATTTATATAATCTAGAGAAATACCTAAATGCTGTTGGACAGTACATTGACATTATCCAATTTGGTGATGATTTAGGTACACAGGAGAATTTACAATTATCTGTTAATATGTATCGTGAGATGATTAAGCCCTATCACAAAGCACAATTTCAATATGTACAACAGAATTATCCTAATGTTAAGGTGTTATTTCATTCATGTGGTGCAATATATAATATTATACCTGATCTAATTGATGCAGGTGTACAGGCATTAAATCCGATTCAGCTATCAGCAAAAGGTATGGACCCAGTTAAGCTAAAAGAAGAATTCGGCAAAGACCTGGTTTTCTGGGGCGGTGGCGTTGATACACAGCAAACTGTTACATCTGGAACAGTGGAAGATATTCAGAATGAAGTTAAACAACAGATTGAGATTTTTGCATCTGGTGGAGGGTTTGTATTTACACAAGTACACAATATTCAGTCTGATATTGAACCAGAAAAAGTTTTGGCAATATATGATAGTGCTATAAAATTCAGAGACTATTCCACATTAAAAAAGAATGACTAG
- a CDS encoding sensor histidine kinase produces MIKLNFNKKLLIGLTSIIFVVFSVLFLVFYNYYSKVSLDDEYVTLNHSTERTSSQIDLLFNQMSMSGLYISKNDFIHEILDDIFTKEDISEYEMIENSGKIRSQLNILTYYFPNTTNVTLFNAKYNFYFHSGLPDNKEEVSRHLEDLEWYNSLIPDKNQLKILPPHQDFWVTINRPVISIIRSIKSNNGYDYGLLEFDIPYWNLENICEGNNGNENTKVLIFNEDGDLIYPYIHSDSYEKIIKTYNPKALYPKLNNQSDLIKINNRRYIYSKHHSDFTNWTTVLISYPSTLIESQKIFRIFFFSFSLLILILVIIAFSLLIRRLTRPLYNLMTHVKEVSIDNMYLNLPNEGNNEIDLLNESFNIMFDNIKDSINQIYESKIREVNANLLALQAQMNPHFLYNTLSVISASSERNGISETTIICNKLSNMLRYVSNSKSTFVSLSEEIKHTIDYLDLMKTHYKDYNNPDNIYLDYDINLPDEMLLLKIPKMTLQPLVENSINHGFKDTMPPWHISITGKYISPNNWSLTIIDNGSGFEDKTLDKLYRKINDYKENLRKGHFQQNAEIGGMGIMNTYTRLAIHYKSTFTFELKNNVPNGAYIKLEIKHIGDD; encoded by the coding sequence ATGATCAAACTTAATTTCAACAAAAAACTCCTTATTGGATTGACTAGTATAATATTTGTTGTATTTTCTGTACTATTTCTTGTTTTTTATAATTATTATTCAAAAGTTTCTCTAGATGATGAATATGTTACCTTGAATCATTCTACAGAAAGAACTTCTTCACAAATAGATCTATTATTTAATCAGATGTCCATGTCCGGTTTATATATTTCTAAGAATGATTTCATTCATGAAATTCTTGATGATATATTTACCAAAGAAGATATATCTGAATACGAAATGATTGAAAACTCAGGGAAGATTAGAAGTCAACTTAATATCCTTACTTACTATTTTCCTAACACCACTAATGTAACTCTTTTTAATGCTAAGTATAATTTTTACTTTCATTCAGGTCTACCTGATAATAAAGAAGAAGTTTCAAGACATCTTGAAGACCTAGAGTGGTATAACAGTCTTATTCCTGATAAAAATCAGTTGAAAATATTACCACCTCACCAAGATTTTTGGGTCACAATCAATCGACCTGTCATATCCATCATACGGTCAATCAAGTCAAATAATGGTTATGATTATGGTTTATTGGAATTCGATATTCCATATTGGAATCTAGAAAATATCTGCGAAGGCAATAATGGTAATGAAAACACAAAAGTACTCATTTTCAATGAAGATGGAGATTTAATATATCCTTATATTCATAGTGATTCTTATGAAAAAATTATCAAAACTTATAATCCAAAAGCTCTTTATCCAAAATTAAATAATCAATCTGACTTAATCAAAATAAATAATCGCCGGTATATATACAGTAAGCATCATTCTGATTTTACCAATTGGACTACTGTTTTAATCAGCTATCCAAGTACTTTAATTGAATCACAAAAGATTTTTCGTATCTTCTTCTTTTCATTTAGTTTGTTGATTTTGATATTAGTTATTATAGCTTTTTCATTATTGATTAGAAGATTGACAAGACCACTCTATAATCTTATGACTCATGTAAAAGAGGTCAGTATTGATAATATGTATTTGAATCTGCCAAATGAAGGTAATAATGAGATAGATCTACTCAATGAATCTTTCAATATAATGTTTGATAATATTAAAGACTCAATCAATCAGATATATGAATCTAAAATAAGAGAAGTCAATGCTAATTTACTTGCATTACAGGCTCAGATGAATCCTCATTTTTTATACAATACCTTAAGTGTAATTAGTGCTTCATCTGAAAGAAATGGTATATCAGAAACAACTATAATATGCAATAAACTATCAAATATGTTAAGATATGTTTCCAACTCGAAATCAACATTTGTGTCATTGTCTGAAGAAATAAAACACACCATAGATTATTTGGATTTAATGAAAACCCATTATAAGGACTATAATAATCCTGATAATATCTATCTTGATTATGATATCAATTTACCAGATGAGATGTTATTATTAAAAATACCTAAAATGACTCTTCAACCTTTAGTTGAAAACTCAATCAACCATGGTTTCAAAGACACTATGCCACCTTGGCATATAAGTATTACAGGTAAATATATCTCACCAAACAACTGGTCATTGACAATTATTGATAATGGTTCAGGGTTTGAAGATAAAACCCTTGATAAGTTATATAGAAAAATAAATGACTATAAAGAAAACTTAAGAAAAGGTCACTTCCAGCAAAATGCTGAGATTGGTGGCATGGGTATTATGAACACTTATACTCGACTTGCTATTCATTATAAATCAACTTTCACCTTTGAATTGAAAAATAATGTACCTAATGGAGCATATATTAAGCTTGAGATTAAACACATAGGAGATGATTAA
- a CDS encoding sugar ABC transporter substrate-binding protein: MKKILSIVLVMIIGLSLLAGCSKKEVKENTDNKEVASEKDNKKDEKKPLKIGVIYLTAEHPYYQAHAMHTQNYTAEKGIKLIELDGKVDQANMANQMENLVSQKVDGIIYCLLEGTAGSADINMAQEAGIPVITFAIKHDPKTADATFVGIDEKSAGALGGVEAANKFMAQFPDKKAKIAVIEMTGVSASTDRSDGFIEGFQSVITDAEVVVRLNGEGKKDKAMAVVEDAIQANPDINVFFGANGDQGLGALAALEAQGRGTIDTEIVISHDGSEPELLKIADPESALKIANANLPKDLAEATVDTILEIINGEREMKNTDDIFVPSAVITGDDIEAAQKFLKEQYNSDTQL; this comes from the coding sequence ATGAAAAAAATATTAAGTATAGTATTGGTTATGATCATAGGATTAAGTTTATTGGCAGGGTGTAGTAAAAAAGAAGTAAAAGAAAACACAGATAATAAAGAAGTCGCAAGTGAAAAAGATAATAAAAAAGATGAAAAAAAGCCTCTTAAGATAGGTGTTATATACTTAACAGCAGAGCATCCTTATTATCAAGCACATGCAATGCATACACAAAATTATACAGCCGAAAAAGGTATCAAACTTATTGAATTAGATGGTAAAGTAGACCAAGCCAATATGGCAAACCAAATGGAAAACCTTGTATCACAAAAAGTTGATGGTATCATCTATTGTCTACTAGAAGGAACAGCAGGATCAGCAGATATTAATATGGCACAAGAAGCAGGTATTCCAGTAATAACATTTGCAATAAAACATGATCCAAAAACAGCAGATGCAACATTTGTTGGAATAGATGAAAAATCAGCTGGTGCATTAGGTGGAGTTGAAGCAGCCAATAAATTTATGGCTCAATTCCCAGATAAAAAAGCAAAAATAGCTGTTATTGAAATGACAGGTGTATCAGCATCAACAGACAGATCAGATGGATTTATTGAAGGCTTCCAATCAGTAATAACTGATGCAGAAGTAGTTGTAAGATTAAACGGTGAAGGTAAAAAAGATAAAGCAATGGCAGTTGTAGAAGACGCTATTCAAGCTAATCCAGATATAAACGTATTCTTTGGTGCAAATGGTGATCAAGGATTAGGTGCATTAGCAGCACTTGAAGCTCAAGGAAGAGGAACCATTGACACAGAAATAGTTATCAGCCACGATGGCTCAGAACCTGAACTCTTAAAAATAGCTGATCCAGAAAGTGCTCTCAAAATCGCAAATGCAAACCTACCAAAAGATCTAGCCGAAGCAACAGTAGATACCATTCTAGAAATAATCAACGGCGAAAGAGAAATGAAAAACACAGATGATATCTTTGTTCCTTCAGCCGTTATAACAGGAGATGACATCGAAGCAGCACAAAAATTCTTAAAAGAGCAATATAACTCCGATACACAATTATAA
- a CDS encoding ROK family transcriptional regulator, which yields MNRIMNNERMKIMNEQAIFTTIHKEKYISRKGIADITGLTKASVTNIVNKFINHGYLVEKGMGQSTGGRKPVMVTLNSESCWMIGLTLDTQRVSGIITNLSAEKKFEYSSKINNRWSKEEILNVIFNVIKELLAYDREHKIIGIGLAMPGPYNHEKGELLDLPNFKYFKNILIRDIIEKEFQLPTFMEKETQAAALGEYLFGEVNESKNIFVLVVNYLGIGGGVLLNGKSYRGFADGAGDVGHMTIDRKGPKCSCGKVGCFEALANGVHMYNEVTKAIENKTCNAELPEQELKIAEYLHEKSLKEDRVCNDILDREAEYLSIGITNIIQVFSPQTIILGGDIILGCPTLYEKVLERVRKNVYPLFQKDIDIKLTSFGQNLLTVGGASLVIQEFYNRNPKLVKKEEPSRL from the coding sequence ATGAATAGAATAATGAACAATGAAAGAATGAAAATAATGAATGAACAAGCTATATTCACTACTATTCATAAGGAAAAATATATTTCAAGAAAAGGGATAGCGGATATAACAGGATTAACAAAAGCATCTGTTACGAATATAGTAAATAAATTCATTAATCATGGATATTTAGTAGAGAAGGGAATGGGACAATCTACTGGGGGAAGAAAGCCAGTAATGGTCACTCTGAATTCTGAATCATGTTGGATGATTGGACTGACATTAGATACTCAAAGAGTCAGTGGAATAATTACTAATTTATCAGCAGAGAAGAAGTTTGAATATAGTAGTAAAATAAATAATAGATGGAGTAAGGAAGAGATATTAAACGTTATTTTTAATGTAATAAAAGAATTGTTGGCATATGACAGGGAACATAAAATTATTGGTATTGGGTTAGCAATGCCAGGTCCTTATAATCACGAAAAGGGTGAATTATTGGATTTGCCTAATTTTAAATATTTCAAGAATATCCTTATAAGGGACATTATAGAAAAAGAATTTCAACTTCCTACATTTATGGAAAAAGAGACTCAAGCAGCTGCGCTGGGAGAATATTTATTCGGAGAGGTTAATGAATCCAAGAATATATTTGTATTAGTGGTAAATTATTTAGGAATTGGTGGAGGAGTACTCCTTAACGGAAAAAGCTATCGTGGTTTTGCAGATGGTGCTGGAGATGTAGGTCATATGACAATTGATAGAAAAGGACCAAAATGCAGTTGTGGTAAAGTTGGATGTTTTGAAGCTTTAGCCAATGGAGTTCATATGTATAATGAAGTAACCAAGGCTATAGAAAATAAAACCTGCAATGCAGAGTTGCCAGAACAGGAATTAAAAATAGCAGAGTACTTACATGAAAAGAGCCTGAAAGAAGATAGGGTTTGCAATGATATATTAGATAGAGAAGCAGAGTATTTAAGTATTGGTATAACTAACATAATTCAAGTTTTCAGTCCCCAAACTATAATTCTTGGTGGAGATATAATACTAGGCTGCCCAACTCTTTATGAAAAAGTGCTTGAGAGAGTACGAAAAAATGTTTATCCCTTATTTCAAAAGGACATTGATATAAAATTAACTTCCTTTGGACAGAATTTGTTAACTGTGGGTGGAGCTAGCTTGGTTATTCAGGAATTCTACAACAGAAATCCTAAGTTAGTAAAAAAAGAAGAGCCTTCTAGGCTCTAA
- a CDS encoding sugar ABC transporter ATP-binding protein: MSNYILEMNDISKSFPGVKALQNVSLKVKYGEVHCLMGENGAGKSTLINILAGLLEKDTGEIFIDQKPVSINNPHDAYRNGISFIFQELSVVDTLTVEENMTLGFESSYGSIVNKKENIKRVKNILQKLNIDILYNSYVGDLTVCEKQMMLIAKALSQDSKIIVMDEPTASLTNKETDELFKMIESLKEEGVTFIYVSHRFEDIFTIGDRITVFRDGKNAKDLIVKDTSEEEIIRYMVGRNIEDTFPKRNHEIGETILEVEKICAKELIKDVSFQLKRGQVLGVSGLAGAGKTELARALFGDNPIISGHITLKGQKINLNKPQDAIKSKIALLPEERRTQGIVGKMTVRENISLVVSNRLSKLCVINRKKDRQLAKKYIKDINVKTPTPEQIIRFLSGGNQQKAIIGKWLATEADIFLLDEPTRGIDIGAKSEIYEIINGLTKSGKAVLLFSSELPELLGVCDDIMVMNNGRLAGVLSNEEATQEEIMKLSVGGSDHE, from the coding sequence GTGAGTAACTATATATTGGAGATGAATGATATTAGTAAATCATTTCCTGGTGTAAAGGCACTCCAGAATGTTTCTTTAAAAGTAAAATATGGAGAAGTTCATTGCTTGATGGGAGAAAATGGAGCTGGTAAATCTACTTTGATTAATATACTAGCTGGATTGCTTGAAAAAGATACTGGAGAAATATTCATTGACCAGAAGCCAGTGAGTATAAATAATCCTCATGATGCATATAGAAATGGTATCAGTTTTATATTTCAGGAATTGAGTGTTGTTGATACATTGACAGTGGAAGAAAATATGACACTTGGTTTTGAATCATCTTATGGAAGTATAGTTAACAAAAAAGAAAATATTAAACGTGTCAAAAATATTTTGCAGAAATTGAATATTGATATTTTATACAATAGTTATGTTGGGGATTTGACTGTTTGTGAAAAGCAGATGATGCTTATTGCAAAAGCACTATCTCAGGATTCCAAAATTATTGTTATGGATGAACCAACTGCTTCATTAACAAATAAAGAAACAGATGAATTATTTAAAATGATAGAGTCTTTAAAAGAGGAAGGTGTTACCTTTATCTATGTATCCCACCGATTTGAAGATATCTTTACTATTGGTGATCGTATAACTGTATTTAGAGATGGAAAAAATGCTAAAGACCTTATTGTAAAAGATACCAGTGAAGAAGAAATCATCCGTTATATGGTAGGAAGAAATATCGAGGATACATTTCCTAAAAGAAACCATGAAATTGGCGAAACCATATTAGAGGTGGAAAAAATATGCGCCAAAGAACTTATAAAAGATGTTAGTTTCCAACTGAAACGAGGACAAGTGCTTGGAGTATCAGGACTGGCTGGAGCAGGGAAGACAGAACTTGCTAGAGCTTTATTTGGAGATAATCCTATAATTTCTGGACATATTACTTTGAAGGGGCAAAAGATTAATTTAAACAAACCTCAAGATGCCATCAAATCTAAGATAGCTCTTCTTCCTGAAGAAAGAAGAACTCAAGGTATAGTAGGTAAAATGACAGTAAGAGAAAATATTTCTTTGGTAGTTAGCAATCGTCTGTCTAAGTTATGTGTTATTAATAGAAAGAAAGATCGCCAGCTAGCTAAGAAGTATATTAAAGATATTAATGTTAAAACACCGACCCCCGAACAAATTATTAGATTTCTAAGTGGTGGTAATCAGCAAAAAGCAATTATTGGTAAATGGCTGGCAACTGAGGCAGATATTTTTCTGCTGGATGAACCAACTAGAGGAATAGATATAGGTGCGAAAAGTGAAATTTATGAAATAATTAATGGTTTGACAAAATCAGGTAAAGCAGTTTTGTTATTTTCATCTGAATTGCCTGAATTACTAGGTGTATGTGATGATATTATGGTTATGAATAATGGAAGATTAGCTGGTGTATTAAGTAACGAAGAAGCTACTCAAGAAGAAATAATGAAATTATCAGTAGGAGGAAGTGACCATGAATAG
- a CDS encoding response regulator transcription factor yields MIKVLIVEDKPPILWSIKQKVQNFSSDILITGEAFNGIEALESIKENQPDIIITDIRMPIMDGLEMITEVLKMDINVKFIIISGHDEFEYARQAMKLGVNEYLLKPVDQNELDKILHKLTSDIYRQKNTNRQKLIYDMLNKDIPSKIFSYYFNVYNRYYLVLFCGGSYSHYPLNYSHPHNFFVSEEELQHLTKGILHPSIFFWPIATSKLNEMIGIFCVPENISFDPQKTVQLLFNELDKQDFPITVLLSKTITKLEDISKTASSLSKSLRKNTLFGYSSIILEEQAPTSFCTDKVTDIEHNLILSYKKKDRTTFIDELSKFIDSSSNLHYTQTRLESRLKKILGIMVDSSKDLHMDNYQLDIEEIVMFNDNYCKLHTNLDNYFNSFFENQMKQSTNKAIHEIVEQIETYIKKHYSEQITINDISTMFSVDPCYLSKSFKQYKKISPMNYLTQTRIDVAKDLMKKDPSMKLKEIAEIVGYSNQYYFSRIFKSVTNLSPSAFKDNLIKEQSVN; encoded by the coding sequence ATGATTAAAGTATTAATTGTTGAAGATAAACCACCAATACTTTGGAGTATAAAGCAAAAAGTACAAAATTTCAGCTCTGATATATTAATTACAGGGGAAGCATTCAATGGGATAGAAGCCTTGGAATCCATAAAAGAAAATCAACCTGACATTATTATTACGGATATACGCATGCCTATAATGGATGGTCTTGAAATGATTACTGAAGTGCTTAAGATGGATATTAATGTTAAATTCATTATCATCAGCGGTCATGATGAATTCGAATACGCTCGTCAAGCAATGAAGTTAGGTGTAAATGAGTATCTACTTAAACCAGTTGACCAAAATGAACTAGATAAAATCCTTCATAAATTAACTTCAGATATCTATAGACAAAAAAACACAAACCGTCAAAAACTTATTTATGATATGCTTAATAAAGATATACCTTCAAAAATTTTTAGTTACTATTTTAACGTTTATAACAGATATTATTTAGTTTTATTTTGTGGTGGTTCATATTCTCATTATCCTTTAAACTATTCTCATCCTCATAACTTTTTTGTTTCTGAAGAAGAATTGCAACATTTAACCAAAGGAATTTTACATCCTAGCATTTTCTTTTGGCCAATAGCAACTTCAAAACTGAATGAAATGATAGGAATATTTTGTGTACCTGAAAATATATCCTTTGACCCACAAAAAACTGTACAACTATTATTTAATGAACTTGATAAACAAGATTTTCCTATTACAGTATTATTATCAAAGACTATAACAAAACTGGAAGATATATCCAAGACAGCCTCATCACTTAGTAAATCTTTAAGAAAGAATACATTATTTGGCTATTCGAGTATTATATTAGAAGAGCAAGCCCCTACTTCATTCTGTACAGACAAAGTTACAGATATTGAACATAACCTGATTCTTTCTTATAAAAAGAAAGATCGTACTACATTTATTGATGAACTCTCCAAGTTCATAGATTCATCCAGTAATCTGCATTACACTCAAACAAGACTTGAAAGTCGACTAAAAAAGATTCTTGGAATTATGGTTGACTCTTCAAAGGATTTACATATGGATAACTATCAACTTGATATTGAAGAAATAGTCATGTTTAATGATAATTATTGTAAACTCCATACAAATCTAGATAATTATTTTAATTCTTTTTTTGAGAACCAAATGAAACAAAGTACTAACAAAGCTATTCATGAAATTGTTGAACAAATAGAAACCTATATTAAAAAACATTACTCTGAACAGATTACCATTAATGATATCTCTACTATGTTTAGCGTAGACCCATGTTATCTTAGCAAATCTTTTAAACAGTACAAAAAAATATCTCCAATGAACTATTTAACCCAAACACGTATTGATGTTGCAAAAGATCTCATGAAGAAAGATCCCTCTATGAAATTAAAAGAGATAGCTGAAATAGTGGGGTACTCTAATCAATACTATTTCAGCCGAATCTTCAAATCCGTAACAAACCTATCCCCATCTGCTTTTAAAGACAATTTGATTAAGGAACAATCTGTGAATTAG
- a CDS encoding ABC transporter substrate-binding protein, translated as MKKLISLLLIICMIGVVAGCSPKETKPSNSGNDNGDSSSEEKIYIPVISKGFQHQFWQAVKLGAENAAKDYNVEITFEGPESEAMVDKQIEMLEAALSKNPSAICLAALDSQAVIPLLEQADERGIPIIGFDSGVDSEIPIATAATDNIAAAAEAADKMAELIGGEGEIALVVHDQTSRTGIDRRDGFKNRIEEKYKDIKIVDIQYGDGDQLKSTDIAKSIIQAHPNIKGMFGANEGSIIGVLNAVNELDKVGDIVVIGYDSGKQQQEAIRNGQQAGAVTQDPIGIGYKAVEAAVKAINGEEVEKNIDTGFHYYDKTTIDSDDIQALLYE; from the coding sequence ATGAAGAAGTTAATTTCATTATTACTGATTATTTGCATGATAGGTGTTGTAGCAGGTTGTAGTCCTAAGGAAACAAAGCCTAGTAATTCTGGTAATGACAATGGTGATTCAAGTAGTGAAGAAAAGATATATATACCTGTAATATCAAAAGGTTTCCAACATCAATTCTGGCAAGCAGTTAAATTAGGGGCAGAAAATGCTGCAAAAGATTATAATGTAGAGATTACTTTTGAAGGTCCAGAATCAGAAGCTATGGTTGATAAACAGATAGAGATGCTAGAAGCTGCATTAAGTAAAAATCCTAGTGCTATATGTTTAGCAGCTCTTGACAGTCAAGCGGTTATACCATTACTAGAACAAGCAGATGAAAGAGGTATTCCTATCATAGGATTCGACTCTGGTGTTGATAGTGAAATTCCTATTGCTACAGCAGCAACTGATAATATTGCAGCAGCAGCAGAAGCAGCTGATAAAATGGCAGAACTTATCGGTGGAGAAGGTGAAATCGCCTTAGTTGTTCATGACCAGACTAGTCGTACTGGTATAGACAGAAGAGATGGTTTCAAAAACAGAATCGAAGAGAAGTATAAAGATATTAAAATTGTAGATATTCAATATGGAGATGGAGACCAATTAAAATCTACAGATATAGCTAAATCAATTATTCAGGCTCATCCAAATATCAAAGGTATGTTTGGTGCAAATGAAGGTTCTATCATCGGTGTACTCAATGCAGTAAATGAACTTGACAAAGTTGGAGATATCGTAGTAATAGGATATGATTCAGGTAAGCAACAACAAGAAGCCATTAGAAATGGTCAACAAGCAGGTGCAGTAACACAGGATCCAATCGGTATTGGATACAAGGCTGTAGAAGCTGCAGTAAAAGCTATTAATGGTGAAGAAGTAGAAAAGAATATAGATACAGGATTCCATTATTATGATAAAACAACAATTGATTCAGATGATATACAAGCGTTATTATATGAATAA